The proteins below come from a single Cricetulus griseus strain 17A/GY chromosome 6, alternate assembly CriGri-PICRH-1.0, whole genome shotgun sequence genomic window:
- the LOC100750363 gene encoding protein B-Myc has product MPLHVSLANGNRDLDYDSVQPYFMCDDEEEDVHQQPPQPPAPSEDIWKKFELLPTPRPSPGHAGLYSLPSDAVAASFSPREHNDDSLFTTDLLEMVPELPGGDAVKHSFVCDPDDETFVKNIILQDCMWNGFSASAKLVSKLDPYQTVRKEGASASPAADTEPATPPDCTCNT; this is encoded by the coding sequence ATGCCCCTCCACGTGAGCCTCGCCAACGGCAACCGGGACCTGGACTACGACTCGGTGCAGCCATACTTCATGTGCGACGATGAGGAGGAGGACGTGCACCAGCAGCCGCCGCAGCCCCCCGCGCCCAGCGAGGACATCTGGAAGAAATTCGAGCTGCTGCCCACGCCGCGCCCGTCCCCGGGCCACGCCGGGCTCTACTCACTACCCAGCGATGCGGTCGCCGCGTCTTTCTCCCCCAGGGAACACAACGATGACAGCTTGTTCACCACAGACCTGTTGGAGATGGTGCCCGAGCTGCCAGGAGGAGACGCAGTGAAGCACAGCTTCGTCTGCGACCCGGACGACGAGACGTTCGTGAAGAACATTATCCTGCAGGACTGTATGTGGAATGGCTTCTCGGCCTCTGCCAAGCTGGTCTCCAAGCTGGACCCCTACCAGACTGTGCGCAAAGAAGGCGCCAGTGCGAGCCCGGCCGCGGACACTGAGCCTGCGACGCCTCCAGACTGCACCTGCAACACCTGA